The following proteins come from a genomic window of Streptomyces sp. NBC_01716:
- a CDS encoding dodecin, protein MSNHTYRVTEIYGSSETGIDEAIRNGIDRASQTLRELDWFEVTQIRGHIAGGRIQHYQVGLKVGFRLEDGETEG, encoded by the coding sequence ATGAGCAACCACACCTACCGGGTCACCGAGATCTACGGCTCCTCGGAGACGGGCATCGACGAGGCCATCCGTAACGGGATCGACCGGGCGTCCCAGACCCTCCGGGAGCTGGACTGGTTCGAGGTGACACAGATCCGCGGGCATATCGCCGGAGGACGGATCCAGCACTACCAGGTCGGGCTCAAGGTCGGCTTCCGCCTGGAGGACGGCGAAACGGAGGGCTGA
- a CDS encoding phosphatase domain-containing protein, which yields MTDNSRPLAVFDLDGTLAETAHRQHFLERRPKDWSGFFGAAGNDTPLAEGVALVLASAEECEVVYLTGRPERCRKDTLAWLGANGLPDGRLFMRRDDDRRPARTTKVERLGKLAAGREIRMLVDDDELVCDAVERAGFKVVRARWATTSQALKDGQEREGRT from the coding sequence GTGACGGACAACAGCAGACCACTTGCGGTATTCGATCTGGACGGGACGCTCGCGGAGACCGCGCACCGCCAGCACTTCCTGGAGCGCAGGCCGAAGGACTGGAGCGGTTTCTTCGGCGCGGCGGGGAACGACACACCGCTCGCCGAGGGCGTGGCGCTGGTTCTGGCGAGCGCGGAGGAGTGCGAGGTCGTCTATCTGACGGGCCGTCCCGAACGCTGCCGCAAGGACACGCTCGCGTGGCTGGGGGCGAACGGTCTTCCCGACGGCCGGCTGTTCATGCGCCGCGACGACGACCGGAGGCCGGCCCGCACGACCAAGGTGGAGCGGCTGGGCAAGCTGGCCGCGGGCCGGGAGATCCGCATGCTCGTGGACGACGACGAGCTGGTGTGCGACGCGGTGGAACGCGCGGGATTCAAGGTCGTACGCGCCCGCTGGGCGACCACGTCGCAGGCGCTGAAGGACGGACAGGAGCGCGAGGGGCGTACCTGA
- a CDS encoding MsnO8 family LLM class oxidoreductase translates to MSSTIAGIPFSVLDRSRTREGRAAPEALRDTVRLAQRLEALGYHRFWVSEHHSVPGVAGSAPTVLAAAVAAATSTIRVGTGGVMLPNHRPLVVAEQFGVLESLFPGRIDMGLGRSVGFTDGIRRALGAGKQDVKDPQDFAGGIEEFLGWFTGDQDRYPQVHALPAEGLRPQPFVLAMGEGADIAAAAGLPMVVGDLRGRDRMLRAVERYREGFRPSAWADRPYVVVSGTAAVAATEEEARRLLMPEAWSMAHSRTRGVFPPLAPAARIETLTMTAKEREFYESGLRGHVQGTEEQVADALESVIKETDADEVLLTNSTYDRDALLDSFTRLARVAGLPRVPVPDPPADSSR, encoded by the coding sequence GTGAGCTCAACGATCGCGGGCATCCCGTTCTCCGTACTCGACCGCTCCCGCACCCGGGAGGGCCGGGCCGCCCCGGAGGCGCTGCGCGACACCGTGCGCCTCGCCCAGCGGCTGGAGGCGCTCGGCTACCACCGCTTCTGGGTCTCCGAGCACCACAGCGTGCCCGGCGTCGCGGGCTCGGCGCCAACGGTCCTGGCGGCGGCCGTCGCCGCCGCGACCTCCACGATCCGCGTCGGTACGGGCGGGGTGATGCTCCCGAACCACCGGCCGCTGGTCGTGGCCGAGCAGTTCGGGGTGCTGGAGTCGCTGTTCCCCGGGCGGATCGACATGGGGCTGGGCCGGTCCGTGGGATTCACCGACGGGATACGCAGGGCGCTCGGCGCGGGCAAGCAGGATGTCAAGGATCCCCAGGACTTCGCCGGAGGCATCGAGGAGTTCCTGGGCTGGTTCACCGGCGACCAGGACCGCTATCCGCAGGTGCACGCCCTGCCCGCCGAGGGACTGCGCCCGCAGCCGTTCGTCCTGGCGATGGGCGAGGGCGCCGACATCGCCGCGGCGGCCGGTCTGCCCATGGTCGTCGGCGATCTGCGCGGCCGGGACCGCATGCTGCGGGCGGTCGAGCGCTACCGCGAAGGCTTCCGCCCCTCGGCCTGGGCGGACCGCCCGTATGTCGTCGTCTCCGGTACGGCCGCGGTCGCCGCGACCGAGGAGGAGGCGCGCCGGCTGCTGATGCCCGAGGCCTGGTCCATGGCCCACTCCCGGACCCGAGGCGTGTTCCCCCCGCTCGCGCCCGCCGCGCGGATCGAGACGCTGACGATGACCGCCAAGGAGCGGGAGTTCTACGAGTCGGGGCTGCGCGGCCATGTCCAGGGCACCGAGGAACAGGTCGCCGACGCCCTGGAGTCGGTGATCAAGGAGACGGACGCCGACGAGGTGCTGCTGACGAACAGTACGTACGACCGCGACGCCCTCCTGGACTCCTTCACCCGCCTGGCAAGGGTCGCGGGACTCCCCCGGGTCCCTGTCCCCGATCCGCCCGCGGATTCCTCGCGTTGA
- a CDS encoding succinate dehydrogenase/fumarate reductase iron-sulfur subunit, which translates to MRLTLRVWRQSAADATGAMVTYDIDGISEDMSFLEMLDSLNEQLILTGDDPVAFDHDCREGICGACGVVINGDAHGPERTTTCQLHMRTFSDGDTIDVEPWRAGAFPVVKDLVVDRSAFDRIIGSGGYISAPTGSAPEAHATPVPKADADFAFEHAECIGCGACVAACPNGSAMLFTSAKVNHLNVLPQGAPERETRVLDMVATMDEEGFGGCTLTGECATACPKGIPLPSITAMNKEWLRATRKVAR; encoded by the coding sequence ATGAGGCTCACCCTGCGCGTCTGGCGGCAGAGCGCCGCCGACGCCACCGGCGCCATGGTCACGTACGACATCGACGGCATCTCCGAGGACATGTCGTTCCTGGAGATGCTCGACTCGCTCAACGAGCAGCTGATCCTCACCGGTGACGACCCCGTCGCGTTCGACCACGACTGCCGCGAAGGCATCTGCGGCGCGTGCGGTGTCGTCATCAACGGCGATGCCCACGGCCCCGAACGCACCACCACCTGCCAGCTCCATATGCGGACCTTCTCCGACGGCGACACGATCGACGTCGAGCCGTGGCGGGCCGGCGCTTTCCCCGTGGTCAAGGACCTGGTCGTGGACCGGTCGGCGTTCGACCGGATCATCGGGTCCGGCGGCTACATCAGCGCCCCCACCGGCTCCGCCCCCGAGGCACACGCCACACCGGTGCCCAAGGCCGACGCCGACTTCGCGTTCGAGCACGCCGAGTGCATCGGCTGCGGCGCGTGCGTGGCCGCGTGCCCCAACGGCTCGGCGATGCTCTTCACCTCCGCCAAGGTCAACCACCTCAACGTGCTGCCCCAGGGCGCGCCCGAGCGCGAGACCCGCGTGCTGGACATGGTCGCCACCATGGACGAGGAGGGCTTCGGCGGCTGCACGCTGACCGGCGAGTGCGCGACGGCCTGCCCGAAGGGCATCCCGCTGCCGTCGATCACGGCGATGAACAAGGAGTGGCTGCGGGCGACCCGCAAGGTGGCGCGGTAG
- a CDS encoding fumarate reductase/succinate dehydrogenase flavoprotein subunit, giving the protein MDDTLPATYTDYSTGEPLADTKAPGGPVAERWDTRRFEAKLVNPANRRKHTVIVVGTGLAGGAAGATLAEQGYHVVQFCYQDSPRRAHSIAAQGGINAAKNYRNDGDSIHRLFYDTVKGGDFRARESNVHRLAQISVEIIDQCVAQGVPFAREYGGLLDTRSFGGVQVSRTFYARGQTGQQLLLGAYQALSRQIAAGTVEMHPRTEMLDLIVVDGRARGIVARDLISGKVSTYFADAVVLASGGYGNVFYLSTNAKNSNATAIWRAHRRGAYFANPCFTQIHPTCIPRSGDHQSKLTLMSESLRNDGRIWVPKAHGDTRPPAEIPEDERDYYLERIYPSFGNLVPRDIASRAAKNVCDEGRGVGPGGQGVYLDFADAIRRLGRKAVEEKYGNLFEMYERITAEDPYQVPMRIYPAIHYTMGGLWVDYDLQTTIPGLFAIGEANFSDHGANRLGASALMQGLADGYFVLPSTINDYLARNPHQDTVDDSHPAVAEAVAETEDRLRLLLAVDGDRTPDSFHREIGELLWEHCGMARSEIGLRKALDRIPQIREEFWRRIKVPGTGEELNQSLEKANRIVDYLELAELMCLDALHRAESCGGHFREESQTEGGEAERHDDAFSYAAAWQFTEAGTAPVLHKEDLVFEYVHPTQRSYA; this is encoded by the coding sequence ATGGACGACACACTCCCCGCCACGTACACCGACTACTCCACCGGCGAACCCCTCGCCGACACCAAGGCCCCCGGCGGGCCCGTCGCCGAGCGCTGGGACACCCGCCGCTTCGAGGCCAAGCTGGTCAACCCGGCCAACCGCCGCAAGCACACCGTCATCGTCGTCGGCACCGGGCTCGCCGGCGGCGCCGCCGGCGCCACGCTCGCCGAACAGGGCTACCACGTCGTCCAGTTCTGCTACCAGGACTCGCCGCGCCGCGCCCACTCCATCGCCGCCCAGGGCGGCATCAACGCCGCGAAGAACTACCGCAACGACGGCGACTCCATCCACCGCCTCTTCTACGACACCGTCAAGGGCGGCGACTTCAGGGCCCGTGAGTCCAACGTCCACCGGCTCGCCCAGATCTCCGTCGAGATCATCGACCAGTGCGTCGCCCAGGGTGTGCCCTTCGCCCGCGAGTACGGCGGTCTCCTCGACACCCGCTCGTTCGGCGGCGTCCAGGTCTCCCGCACCTTCTACGCCCGCGGTCAGACCGGTCAGCAACTGCTCCTCGGCGCCTACCAGGCGCTGTCCCGGCAGATCGCGGCCGGCACTGTCGAGATGCACCCGCGCACCGAGATGCTCGACCTGATCGTCGTCGACGGCCGGGCCCGCGGCATCGTCGCCCGCGACCTGATCTCCGGCAAGGTGTCCACGTACTTCGCCGACGCCGTCGTCCTCGCGTCCGGCGGCTACGGCAACGTCTTCTACCTCTCGACCAACGCCAAGAACAGCAACGCCACCGCCATCTGGCGCGCGCACCGGCGCGGCGCGTACTTCGCCAACCCCTGCTTCACCCAGATCCACCCCACCTGCATCCCGCGCTCCGGCGACCACCAGTCCAAGCTCACGCTGATGAGCGAGTCGCTGCGCAACGACGGCCGCATCTGGGTGCCGAAGGCCCACGGCGACACCCGCCCGCCCGCGGAGATCCCCGAGGACGAGCGCGACTACTACCTGGAGCGGATCTACCCCTCCTTCGGCAACCTCGTCCCGCGCGACATCGCCTCGCGCGCCGCCAAGAACGTCTGCGACGAGGGCCGTGGCGTCGGCCCCGGCGGCCAGGGCGTCTACCTCGACTTCGCCGACGCGATCCGCCGGCTCGGCCGCAAGGCGGTCGAGGAGAAGTACGGCAACCTCTTCGAGATGTACGAGCGCATCACCGCCGAGGACCCGTACCAGGTGCCGATGCGCATCTACCCGGCGATCCACTACACGATGGGCGGACTCTGGGTCGACTACGACCTCCAGACCACCATCCCGGGGCTGTTCGCGATCGGCGAGGCCAACTTCTCCGACCACGGCGCCAACCGGCTCGGCGCGTCCGCCCTCATGCAGGGCCTCGCCGACGGCTACTTCGTCCTGCCGTCCACCATCAACGACTACCTGGCCCGCAACCCGCACCAGGACACCGTGGACGACAGTCACCCGGCGGTCGCCGAAGCCGTCGCCGAGACCGAGGACCGGCTGCGGCTGCTGCTCGCCGTCGACGGCGACCGCACCCCCGACTCCTTCCACCGGGAGATCGGCGAACTGCTCTGGGAACACTGCGGGATGGCCCGCAGCGAGATCGGACTGCGCAAGGCGCTGGACCGAATCCCGCAGATCCGCGAGGAGTTCTGGCGCCGGATCAAGGTGCCCGGCACCGGCGAGGAGCTCAATCAGTCGCTGGAGAAGGCCAACCGCATCGTCGACTACCTGGAACTCGCCGAGCTGATGTGCCTCGACGCGCTGCACCGCGCCGAGTCCTGCGGCGGCCACTTCCGCGAGGAGTCCCAGACCGAGGGCGGCGAGGCGGAACGGCACGACGACGCCTTCTCGTACGCGGCGGCCTGGCAGTTCACCGAGGCCGGCACCGCGCCCGTCCTGCACAAGGAAGACCTCGTCTTCGAGTACGTCCACCCCACCCAGCGGAGCTACGCATGA
- a CDS encoding succinate dehydrogenase cytochrome b subunit — MALATRTDKRADRKAGEPGGGRPGKRPSVLSTLWGSTVGKKAVMAVSGLILLGYLVAHLLGNLKIFFGPGEFNEYGHWLRTMGAPVLHHEWALWIVRVVLLAAVILHGVCAYQLSRRDIAARPTSYVHKRRRASYATRTMRWGGIILALFIVWHLLDLTTLTVNENAQPGHPYENVVATFSTWYGNVIYITAMLALGLHIRHGFWSAAQTLGMGSATRDRLLKIMANGLALVLTAGFISLPVAVMTGVVS; from the coding sequence ATGGCTCTGGCAACACGTACGGACAAGCGGGCGGACCGGAAGGCCGGTGAGCCGGGCGGCGGGCGACCCGGCAAACGGCCCTCGGTGCTCAGCACCCTCTGGGGATCCACGGTCGGCAAGAAAGCCGTCATGGCCGTCAGCGGCCTGATCCTGCTCGGCTATCTCGTCGCGCATCTGCTGGGCAATCTGAAGATCTTCTTCGGCCCCGGCGAGTTCAACGAGTACGGACACTGGCTGCGCACCATGGGCGCGCCGGTCCTGCACCACGAGTGGGCCCTGTGGATCGTGCGCGTGGTGCTGCTCGCCGCCGTGATCCTGCACGGTGTCTGCGCGTACCAGCTCAGCCGCCGCGACATCGCCGCCCGCCCCACCTCCTACGTGCACAAGCGCCGCCGCGCCAGCTACGCCACGCGCACCATGCGCTGGGGCGGCATCATCCTGGCGCTGTTCATCGTCTGGCACCTGCTCGACCTCACGACCCTCACCGTCAACGAGAACGCCCAGCCGGGCCACCCGTACGAGAACGTCGTCGCGACCTTCTCCACCTGGTACGGCAACGTCATCTACATCACCGCGATGCTCGCCCTCGGACTGCACATCCGGCACGGCTTCTGGAGCGCCGCACAGACCCTCGGCATGGGCAGCGCGACCCGCGACCGCCTGCTGAAGATCATGGCCAACGGCCTCGCGCTGGTGCTGACCGCCGGCTTCATCTCCCTGCCCGTAGCCGTCATGACCGGAGTCGTGAGCTGA
- a CDS encoding LysR family transcriptional regulator, with product MQFQQLVYFVAVAETLHFTRAAERVHVSQPSLSQQIRALEKELGAELFGRARGNVALTDAGEALLPTARRILADAETARHEVQELVQLRRGRVRLGAPPSLCTGLLPEVLRDFHDQHPGIELLVEESGSHDLVRELARGALDFALVALPLPTPSPALTTVELLHEDLVVVSSAAVPGPRRPVRISDLQREQLVMFRHGYDLRELTVAACRAEGFEPVFTVEGGEMDAVLGFVRAGLGVAVVPSMVAEQAGRDLRVTPLAPPGLRRTIALAHRSDVPPPRAARELQRVLFSTRAPGGTGAGRGPGSQRA from the coding sequence ATGCAGTTCCAGCAGCTCGTCTACTTCGTCGCCGTCGCGGAGACCCTGCACTTCACCCGGGCCGCCGAGCGGGTGCATGTCTCACAGCCGTCGCTCTCCCAGCAGATCCGGGCCTTGGAGAAGGAGTTGGGCGCCGAGCTGTTCGGCCGGGCGCGGGGCAATGTCGCGCTCACCGACGCGGGCGAGGCCCTGCTGCCGACGGCGCGGCGGATCCTCGCCGACGCGGAGACCGCGCGCCACGAGGTGCAGGAGCTGGTCCAGTTGCGGCGGGGCCGGGTACGGCTGGGGGCGCCGCCGAGCCTGTGCACCGGGCTGCTGCCGGAGGTCCTGCGCGACTTCCACGATCAGCACCCGGGTATCGAGCTGCTGGTCGAGGAGAGCGGCTCGCACGATCTCGTACGCGAACTGGCGCGCGGCGCCCTGGACTTCGCCCTGGTGGCGCTCCCCCTGCCGACGCCGTCACCGGCCCTGACGACGGTCGAACTGCTCCACGAGGACCTGGTGGTGGTCTCGTCGGCGGCGGTGCCCGGGCCGCGCCGGCCGGTCCGGATCTCCGACCTCCAGCGGGAGCAGTTGGTGATGTTCCGGCACGGCTACGACCTGCGGGAGCTGACCGTGGCCGCGTGCCGGGCCGAGGGTTTCGAGCCGGTGTTCACCGTCGAGGGCGGTGAGATGGACGCCGTCCTGGGCTTCGTACGGGCCGGACTCGGGGTGGCGGTGGTGCCGAGCATGGTCGCCGAGCAGGCGGGGCGCGATCTGCGGGTGACGCCGCTGGCGCCGCCGGGACTGCGCCGTACGATCGCGCTCGCCCACCGCAGCGACGTCCCGCCGCCGCGCGCCGCGCGGGAACTCCAGCGGGTGCTGTTCAGCACGCGCGCGCCGGGCGGTACGGGCGCAGGCCGCGGGCCCGGGTCGCAACGCGCGTAG
- a CDS encoding putative bifunctional diguanylate cyclase/phosphodiesterase, with translation MMAPAEVPDAEAEPDGVEDRLRRFATIWSRAIFPATATSLTRPEFEHHLLPLARRLRDALHHKIFDATPASGVGADLVAAHCTDPEALARSLGVVDAYLVLYCGAAADPTDDLAAEELRARCARLQHALAAGYALALRERTLAEQEAIARSALAARGAAEDALHATEARFRAVFEGAAIGIGIADLDGRVLEVNDTLTQMFGGLEHHVRSRNVSEWVHPDDVPQVWRMHGELIRGERENLRTEKPFFRNDGTVLWTNLTVSLLRDVDGVPQYQLVLLEDTTERRLLNLRLRYEATHDALTGLPNRTLFFERLEKALAPARDPARDANVKDAKEAVRDGAEAPPETGARDGAGATPKETAPETRPPARFGLCYLDLDGFKAINDSLGHSAGDRMLVEVADRLQSCATAPGEMVARLGGDEFVALTTGPDTQREVNDLASRILGVLATPISLDGREFTVRGSIGIVEGEAGAFSAAEVLRSADITMYRAKSAGGNRFEHADAEADARAITRHGLTTSLPTALERGEFFIEYQPLVHLADGTVHGAEALVRWSHPTHGVLGPDRFIPLAEHTGLIVPLGRWVLEQSVRQARAWQEELAAGTFAGPLRINVNLSPAQLHHPGLVADTVDVLERVGLEPGSLCLEVTESALIGADEDLLKPLRQLAEMGVDIALDDFGTGYSNLANLRRLPVSVLKLDRSFTQGMQQHPADPVDLKIVEGIVSLAHSLELAVTVEGVETGTQAEHLRMLGCDTAQGWYYARPGPPEMLHTLSLADAV, from the coding sequence GTGATGGCGCCGGCGGAGGTCCCGGACGCCGAGGCGGAACCGGACGGAGTGGAGGACCGGCTCAGGCGCTTCGCGACGATCTGGAGCCGCGCGATCTTCCCGGCGACGGCCACGTCACTGACCCGGCCCGAGTTCGAACACCATCTGCTGCCCCTGGCACGCCGGTTGAGGGACGCTCTGCACCACAAGATCTTCGACGCCACGCCTGCGTCCGGCGTGGGGGCGGATCTGGTGGCCGCGCACTGCACGGACCCGGAGGCGCTCGCGCGCTCCCTCGGGGTCGTCGACGCCTATCTGGTGCTGTACTGCGGTGCGGCGGCCGATCCGACCGACGACCTCGCCGCCGAGGAGCTGCGGGCGCGCTGCGCCCGGCTCCAGCACGCGCTCGCCGCCGGGTACGCCCTGGCGCTGCGCGAGCGCACCCTCGCCGAGCAGGAGGCCATCGCCCGCTCCGCGCTCGCGGCACGCGGCGCCGCCGAGGACGCGCTGCACGCCACGGAGGCCCGGTTCCGCGCGGTGTTCGAGGGCGCGGCGATCGGGATCGGCATCGCCGATCTCGACGGACGTGTGCTGGAGGTCAACGACACCCTCACCCAGATGTTCGGCGGCCTGGAACACCATGTCCGCAGCAGGAACGTCAGCGAGTGGGTGCACCCCGACGACGTCCCGCAGGTCTGGCGGATGCACGGTGAGCTGATACGCGGCGAACGCGAGAACCTCCGTACGGAGAAGCCCTTCTTCCGTAACGACGGCACGGTCCTGTGGACCAATCTGACGGTCTCGCTCCTCCGTGACGTCGACGGAGTGCCGCAGTACCAGCTGGTACTGCTGGAGGACACCACCGAGCGGCGGCTGCTCAATCTGCGGCTGCGCTACGAGGCGACGCACGACGCCCTCACCGGACTGCCGAACAGGACGCTGTTCTTCGAGCGTCTGGAGAAGGCGCTGGCCCCCGCGAGGGACCCGGCCAGGGATGCCAACGTCAAGGACGCCAAGGAAGCCGTCAGGGACGGCGCGGAGGCTCCGCCGGAGACCGGCGCCCGGGACGGCGCCGGCGCGACCCCGAAGGAAACCGCCCCGGAAACCCGTCCGCCGGCCCGCTTCGGCCTCTGCTACCTCGATCTCGACGGCTTCAAGGCTATCAACGACAGCCTCGGCCACTCCGCCGGCGACCGGATGCTGGTCGAGGTCGCGGACCGCCTCCAGAGCTGTGCGACGGCCCCCGGCGAGATGGTCGCCAGGCTCGGCGGCGACGAGTTCGTGGCGCTGACCACCGGACCCGACACCCAGCGCGAGGTGAACGACCTCGCGTCGCGCATACTCGGCGTGCTCGCCACCCCGATCAGCCTGGACGGCCGCGAGTTCACCGTCCGGGGCAGTATCGGCATAGTCGAGGGCGAGGCGGGCGCGTTCAGCGCCGCCGAGGTGCTGCGCAGCGCCGACATCACCATGTACCGGGCCAAGTCGGCGGGCGGCAACCGGTTCGAGCACGCCGACGCCGAGGCCGACGCCCGCGCCATCACCCGGCACGGGCTCACCACGTCGCTCCCGACCGCGCTGGAGCGCGGCGAGTTCTTCATCGAGTACCAGCCGCTGGTCCATCTCGCCGACGGCACGGTGCACGGCGCCGAGGCGCTGGTGCGCTGGAGCCACCCGACGCACGGGGTGCTCGGCCCGGACCGCTTCATCCCGCTCGCCGAACACACCGGGCTGATCGTGCCGCTCGGACGCTGGGTGCTGGAACAGTCCGTACGCCAGGCCCGCGCCTGGCAGGAGGAGCTGGCGGCCGGCACCTTCGCGGGCCCGCTGCGGATCAACGTGAACCTCTCGCCCGCCCAGCTCCACCACCCCGGCCTCGTCGCCGACACGGTGGACGTGCTGGAACGGGTCGGTCTCGAACCGGGCTCGCTCTGTCTGGAGGTCACCGAGTCCGCGCTGATCGGCGCGGACGAGGATCTGCTCAAGCCGCTGCGGCAACTCGCCGAGATGGGCGTCGACATCGCGCTGGACGACTTCGGCACCGGCTACTCGAACCTGGCGAATCTGCGCAGGCTGCCGGTGAGCGTGCTCAAACTGGACCGCTCCTTCACCCAGGGAATGCAGCAGCACCCCGCCGACCCCGTCGACCTCAAGATCGTCGAGGGGATCGTCTCCCTGGCGCACAGCCTGGAGCTGGCCGTGACGGTGGAGGGCGTGGAGACCGGGACACAGGCGGAGCACTTGCGGATGCTCGGCTGCGACACGGCGCAGGGCTGGTACTACGCGCGTCCGGGTCCGCCGGAGATGCTGCACACCCTGTCGCTGGCCGACGCGGTCTGA
- a CDS encoding SAM-dependent methyltransferase — protein sequence MERPAWAPQGIDISVPSVSRMYDYYLGGSHNFEVDREAARKAMRFMPGLPKIMQANRAFMRRVVRFAIGEGVTQFLDIGSGIPTFGNVHEVAQAADPDARVVYVDHDPVAVAHSRAVLEGNDKAGIVAADLRRPRQILDSPEVRELLDLDRPVGLLLISVLHFLEDEDKPVAAVTELSEALAPGSVIAVCHAAHAGIPLPQEQVAGMVGVYQEVRNPLVMRTRDEIAGFFDGYEFVEPGLVPMGNWRPESPDGQEDPYALTGFAGVGRKA from the coding sequence ATGGAGCGTCCCGCCTGGGCACCGCAAGGCATCGACATATCGGTGCCGAGCGTTTCCCGTATGTACGACTACTATCTGGGCGGTTCGCACAATTTCGAAGTGGACAGGGAAGCGGCCCGTAAGGCAATGCGGTTCATGCCGGGACTGCCCAAGATCATGCAGGCGAACCGGGCGTTCATGCGCCGTGTCGTCCGATTCGCCATTGGCGAGGGCGTGACCCAGTTCCTCGACATCGGCTCCGGCATTCCCACGTTCGGCAATGTGCACGAGGTGGCCCAGGCCGCCGACCCCGACGCCAGGGTGGTGTACGTCGACCACGACCCGGTCGCCGTCGCGCACAGCAGGGCGGTCCTCGAAGGCAACGACAAGGCCGGCATCGTGGCGGCCGATCTCCGCAGACCCAGGCAGATCCTCGACAGCCCCGAGGTGCGCGAACTCCTCGACCTGGACCGGCCGGTCGGTCTGCTGCTGATCTCCGTCCTGCACTTCCTTGAGGACGAGGACAAACCCGTCGCGGCCGTGACCGAGCTGAGCGAGGCCCTTGCCCCCGGCAGCGTCATAGCCGTGTGCCACGCCGCTCACGCCGGCATCCCGCTGCCCCAGGAACAGGTCGCCGGCATGGTCGGCGTCTACCAGGAAGTCCGCAACCCGCTGGTCATGCGCACACGCGACGAGATCGCCGGGTTCTTCGACGGCTACGAGTTCGTCGAGCCCGGTCTGGTGCCCATGGGGAACTGGCGGCCCGAGAGCCCGGACGGCCAGGAGGACCCGTACGCGCTGACGGGCTTCGCCGGCGTGGGACGCAAGGCGTGA
- a CDS encoding SCO0930 family lipoprotein → MNTWRNASLAVTAVAVLALTTACGQEKGESPNGEAVGAAAPADAGYGSDSGYGDESAAEPKTAGQLAVWDSKELGEVVTDSEGFTLYRFDNDTAEPPKSNCVGECEKAWPVVAAGDVKAAAGTDASKIGEVTRADGTKQLTLGGWPMYRYAKDTNPGDANGQGVGGTWFASAPDGKKAAPGAGGADAAGGSEADLAGLSVRKDPKLGEIVVDSKGMTVYRFKKDSAWPMKTACTGACLEKWPVVAPVDKNDTEGIIKKGFVTFDRPDGIKQQTIDCWPIYTFAGDAKPGDTNGQGVGGTWYAVAPDSKLVGAPK, encoded by the coding sequence ATGAACACCTGGCGGAACGCCTCGCTCGCGGTGACCGCGGTGGCCGTCCTGGCCCTGACGACGGCGTGCGGTCAGGAGAAGGGTGAGAGCCCCAACGGTGAGGCCGTCGGCGCCGCCGCACCCGCCGACGCCGGTTACGGCTCGGACAGCGGCTACGGCGACGAGTCGGCGGCCGAGCCCAAGACGGCCGGCCAACTGGCCGTCTGGGACAGCAAGGAGCTCGGCGAGGTCGTCACCGACAGCGAGGGCTTCACGCTCTACCGGTTCGACAACGACACCGCCGAGCCCCCGAAGTCGAACTGTGTGGGCGAGTGCGAGAAGGCATGGCCGGTCGTCGCCGCCGGTGACGTCAAGGCCGCCGCGGGCACCGACGCCTCGAAGATCGGAGAGGTCACCCGCGCCGACGGCACCAAGCAACTGACCCTCGGCGGCTGGCCGATGTACCGCTACGCCAAGGACACCAATCCCGGTGACGCCAACGGGCAGGGTGTGGGCGGTACTTGGTTCGCCTCCGCTCCCGACGGAAAGAAGGCCGCTCCCGGAGCGGGCGGCGCGGACGCGGCCGGCGGCAGTGAGGCCGATCTCGCCGGACTGTCCGTGCGAAAGGATCCCAAGCTCGGCGAAATCGTGGTCGACTCCAAGGGTATGACGGTATATCGGTTCAAGAAGGACAGTGCGTGGCCCATGAAGACGGCCTGCACGGGCGCCTGCCTCGAAAAGTGGCCGGTAGTCGCTCCGGTGGACAAGAACGACACCGAAGGCATCATCAAGAAGGGCTTCGTGACGTTCGACCGGCCCGACGGAATCAAGCAGCAGACCATCGACTGCTGGCCCATCTACACCTTCGCCGGGGACGCCAAGCCCGGTGACACCAATGGTCAGGGCGTCGGCGGCACCTGGTACGCCGTCGCTCCCGACTCCAAGCTGGTCGGAGCGCCCAAGTAG